One region of Terriglobales bacterium genomic DNA includes:
- a CDS encoding ATP-binding protein, whose translation MASELDIFGHTVATSSQRKKKKKMSFERRFVLYALFAGLFPLGVCELMLWLGNFSSQTQWTLTFFLVLAWLIGAFSLRAQVVRPMQTLSNMVAALREEDFSFRARRASRNDALGELVLEINALSDTLQGQRLGSMEAVALLKKVLMEIDVAVFTFDPQQRLRIVNRAGEQLMGMTQERMMGRSAHELRLDSLLNQPGGRTIRMSFPGREGRWAIQQTSFRERGVPHQLLLISDLSRALREEERQAWQRLIRVLGHELNNSLAPIKSIAGTLRSLASRPNRPEDWNQDVERGLEVIESRADALSRFMQAYTKLARLPAPTFSKVQIGSLVRHAAGVEARLPVEVVPGDEVTLDGDPDQLEQLLINVVRNAVDASLDPSIRTPGSVQVGWGVNGLSVEVFIRDQGPGLLNSNNLFVPFFTTKSGGSGIGLVLSRQIAEAHGGTLTLENRKDVRGCQATLRLPLDSHATLQ comes from the coding sequence ATGGCCTCTGAGCTCGACATCTTCGGGCATACCGTAGCGACATCTTCTCAGCGCAAAAAGAAAAAAAAGATGAGCTTCGAGAGGCGCTTTGTGTTGTATGCGCTTTTCGCTGGCCTGTTTCCTTTAGGTGTTTGCGAGCTGATGCTTTGGCTCGGCAACTTCTCCTCGCAGACCCAATGGACGCTCACCTTCTTCCTGGTACTCGCCTGGCTTATCGGCGCTTTCTCACTGCGGGCTCAGGTGGTTCGCCCCATGCAAACACTCTCCAACATGGTAGCCGCGCTGCGCGAGGAGGATTTTTCCTTTCGCGCGCGACGCGCCAGCCGCAACGATGCTCTCGGTGAGCTTGTTCTCGAGATCAACGCTCTCTCAGATACGCTTCAGGGCCAGCGCCTCGGATCGATGGAGGCTGTCGCACTCCTGAAGAAAGTGCTGATGGAGATTGATGTTGCTGTCTTTACTTTCGATCCCCAGCAGCGGCTTCGCATCGTGAATCGCGCTGGTGAGCAGCTCATGGGCATGACCCAGGAGCGAATGATGGGACGCAGCGCTCATGAACTCCGTCTGGATAGCCTGCTCAACCAACCCGGCGGACGCACAATCCGGATGAGCTTTCCCGGCCGCGAAGGACGCTGGGCGATTCAACAGACTTCGTTTCGTGAACGCGGCGTGCCGCATCAACTGCTGCTTATCTCCGATCTCAGTCGTGCTCTGCGTGAGGAAGAGCGGCAGGCGTGGCAGCGCTTGATCCGGGTGCTTGGACATGAACTGAACAACTCCCTTGCGCCGATCAAATCGATCGCCGGGACTCTCCGTTCGTTAGCATCGCGCCCCAATCGTCCTGAGGATTGGAATCAGGATGTGGAACGTGGCCTCGAGGTAATCGAGAGCCGTGCTGACGCCCTGAGTCGCTTCATGCAGGCGTATACAAAGCTGGCCCGGCTCCCGGCTCCGACGTTCAGCAAAGTTCAAATTGGATCGCTTGTACGTCACGCTGCAGGAGTAGAGGCTCGCTTGCCGGTTGAAGTAGTGCCGGGTGACGAGGTCACGCTCGATGGCGATCCCGATCAGCTGGAGCAGCTGCTGATCAACGTCGTGAGGAATGCCGTGGACGCCTCTCTCGATCCTTCAATCCGCACCCCAGGTTCGGTGCAAGTTGGCTGGGGAGTGAACGGACTCTCCGTCGAGGTCTTCATTCGCGATCAGGGCCCCGGGCTGTTAAACAGCAACAATCTATTCGTACCCTTCTTCACCACGAAGTCTGGCGGAAGCGGAATTGGTCTGGTGTTGAGCCGACAGATCGCGGAGGCGCACGGCGGGACTCTTACGCTGGAAAATCGTAAGGACGTGCGTGGCTGCCAAGCCACGCTTCGTTTGCCGCTGGATTCTCACGCCACCTTGCAGTGA
- a CDS encoding sigma-54 dependent transcriptional regulator codes for MPISSVEPGEITSTSAPVVPRILVADDQADVREALRLLLKGEGYRIDTVASPEAVMEELASEEFDILLIDLNYSRDTTSGEEGLALLSKIQALDSTLPVIVMTAWGSVNIAVEAMRRGARDFIQKPWENERLVSILRTQVELSHALKRAQHLEAENRLLQAQGRPTFIAESKTMQPVLELVARIGPSDANVLITGEHGTGKEVVARTLHMLSGRSSRPMVTVNTGGLPEGTFESELFGHVKGAFTDARTDRIGRFELADKGTIFLDEIANVPIKQQAKLLRVLETGEMERVGSSKTKSVDARVLSATNADLKVECTKGTFRADLLFRLNTIEIHLPPLRDRREDVPLLAQHFLKGYAQRYRKQVFRFDPAAMQKMLEYFWPGNVRELDHSIERAVLLCQGESIRPSDLGLSDKRESTTSMEEMSLEEVESLLIRKTLSRYSGNISHAAEALGLSRSALYRRIQKYGL; via the coding sequence ATGCCCATTAGTAGCGTGGAACCGGGTGAAATCACGTCGACAAGTGCCCCCGTGGTTCCCCGAATCCTCGTAGCGGACGATCAGGCAGACGTGCGCGAGGCGCTTCGCCTGTTGCTGAAGGGCGAGGGCTATCGCATTGATACGGTCGCTTCGCCTGAAGCGGTGATGGAGGAGCTTGCCTCCGAAGAATTCGACATTCTGCTTATCGACCTAAACTACAGCCGCGACACGACATCCGGCGAAGAAGGTCTGGCTCTTCTTTCAAAAATTCAGGCACTGGATAGCACTCTGCCGGTCATCGTGATGACAGCGTGGGGCAGCGTCAACATCGCGGTGGAGGCCATGCGCCGCGGTGCTCGAGATTTCATACAGAAACCGTGGGAAAACGAGCGGCTGGTGAGCATTCTGCGGACTCAGGTGGAACTCAGCCACGCCCTGAAGCGCGCGCAACACCTGGAGGCCGAGAATCGTCTTCTCCAGGCGCAAGGTCGACCTACGTTCATTGCCGAATCCAAGACTATGCAGCCGGTGCTGGAACTGGTGGCGCGTATCGGGCCCAGCGACGCCAATGTTCTCATCACTGGCGAGCACGGAACGGGCAAGGAGGTCGTTGCCCGAACTTTGCATATGCTCTCCGGACGCTCCTCGCGGCCGATGGTGACGGTGAATACCGGTGGCCTCCCCGAAGGAACATTCGAGAGCGAATTGTTTGGACACGTGAAGGGCGCGTTCACTGACGCCCGCACCGATCGCATCGGACGCTTCGAGCTGGCAGACAAAGGCACAATCTTTCTCGACGAGATCGCCAATGTGCCCATCAAACAGCAGGCCAAGCTGCTGCGTGTGCTCGAAACCGGAGAGATGGAACGTGTGGGCTCATCGAAAACGAAGAGCGTGGATGCCCGAGTACTTTCGGCGACCAATGCAGACCTGAAAGTGGAGTGCACCAAGGGAACGTTCCGCGCCGATCTTCTCTTCCGCCTCAATACAATCGAGATCCATCTACCTCCGTTGCGCGACCGTCGCGAAGACGTTCCCCTTCTGGCGCAGCATTTCCTTAAGGGCTATGCGCAGCGTTATCGCAAGCAGGTGTTCCGTTTCGATCCTGCCGCGATGCAGAAGATGCTCGAGTACTTCTGGCCGGGGAACGTGCGCGAACTGGATCATTCCATTGAGCGCGCCGTTTTGCTATGTCAGGGTGAATCGATCCGTCCAAGCGACTTGGGGTTGAGCGATAAACGCGAGAGCACGACTTCGATGGAAGAGATGAGCCTTGAGGAAGTAGAATCGCTGCTCATTCGGAAGACGCTGTCCCGCTATTCTGGGAACATCAGTCACGCGGCAGAGGCGCTCGGCTTGAGCCGGAGCGCGCTCTATCGCCGCATCCAGAAATATGGCCTCTGA
- a CDS encoding TolC family protein: protein MYRCFQSQLRAIALFSIATILPLAAAAQGSAATQQNAAAQQSAAAQQKDQSAQNAPSASIVEAPTPAPSERSATTDSEVVGKVDFSKPRKSFPNLFAPYEGRTLSSPKLHNSARINQLIKDGKLMLSLNDAIALALENNLDLAIARYNLNIADTDILRTKAGGSVRGVASGLVQGTPGGGIGGFGSGAPGAGAGGTSGGAGGAGTGAGGLVTSTIGAGAPVNSYDPQITTNFNVEHGVFPIANQVTFGVPSVQQNTANANMSYQQAFPTGTAIDFGVQNSRQTTNGRFTDLVPALNSAFRFTLTQRLLSGFGLGPNLRFLRIAKNNREVTDIAFRNQVIATTTQIENIYWDLVNAVEDVQVKQRSLALAQKTLEDDKKQVELQAIAPIEVTRDEAVVDSSNQDLIIAQTNLQLQELLMKNAVTRNLSDPEVASAALAPTDTIVVPQNEPVVPTQDLVAEALSHRPELAEARIDMTNRQISRKAAKNNLLPSLDFVAFYGGSGLAGVPNPGLVSNSGLPITGFGDVFTRTFNGSSPDYSVGFNLNIPLRNRVAQADQVRSELEFGQAELHLQQLQNQVGIEVRNAQFALTQNRARVVSARKGVDVAQRTLEIEQKKLALGASTSLQVLQVGRDLAVAESNLVTATTAYAKSRVELDRAIGATLVNNGISIEDAESGIVHAPPHMAGVAPASAQE from the coding sequence ATGTACAGGTGTTTTCAATCGCAGCTCAGAGCAATTGCGCTGTTCTCGATCGCCACTATCCTTCCGTTGGCCGCGGCAGCGCAAGGCAGCGCCGCGACCCAGCAGAACGCTGCGGCACAACAGAGCGCTGCGGCACAACAGAAAGACCAAAGCGCGCAAAACGCACCGAGCGCTTCAATCGTGGAAGCTCCGACTCCAGCACCTTCGGAACGGTCGGCAACTACTGATTCGGAGGTTGTGGGCAAGGTCGATTTCTCCAAGCCTCGAAAGTCTTTCCCAAATCTGTTTGCTCCGTACGAGGGACGCACTCTGTCCTCGCCCAAGCTGCACAATTCGGCACGCATCAATCAGCTCATCAAAGATGGCAAGCTCATGCTGTCCCTTAACGATGCAATCGCATTAGCGTTGGAGAACAACCTCGACTTGGCGATCGCTCGCTATAACCTCAACATCGCCGATACCGACATTCTGCGTACGAAAGCCGGAGGGAGCGTTCGCGGCGTTGCCAGCGGCTTGGTGCAGGGAACTCCGGGCGGAGGCATCGGCGGTTTCGGCAGCGGCGCTCCGGGCGCGGGCGCAGGTGGAACTTCAGGCGGTGCCGGCGGCGCCGGAACGGGTGCGGGCGGCCTGGTGACATCGACGATCGGAGCAGGCGCACCAGTAAATTCCTACGATCCACAGATCACAACCAACTTCAATGTTGAGCACGGCGTATTCCCGATTGCGAACCAGGTGACGTTCGGCGTGCCGTCGGTCCAACAAAATACGGCGAATGCCAACATGAGTTATCAGCAGGCATTCCCTACTGGAACCGCAATTGACTTTGGCGTGCAGAACAGCCGGCAAACCACCAACGGGCGTTTTACGGACCTGGTGCCCGCGCTCAACTCAGCCTTTCGCTTCACTCTCACGCAGCGCTTGCTGTCCGGATTTGGACTCGGGCCAAACCTCCGGTTCTTGCGAATTGCGAAGAATAACCGTGAGGTCACCGACATCGCATTTCGCAACCAGGTGATCGCAACTACAACGCAGATCGAGAATATTTACTGGGATCTGGTGAACGCCGTGGAAGACGTGCAGGTGAAGCAACGTTCGCTTGCTCTGGCGCAGAAGACCCTCGAAGACGACAAGAAACAGGTAGAGCTGCAGGCGATCGCTCCGATTGAAGTGACACGCGATGAAGCCGTGGTGGACTCCAGCAATCAGGATCTGATCATTGCGCAAACCAATCTTCAGCTTCAGGAACTCCTGATGAAGAATGCGGTCACACGAAACCTGAGCGATCCGGAGGTAGCCTCGGCTGCGCTGGCTCCGACGGACACGATCGTCGTTCCGCAAAACGAACCGGTAGTTCCCACGCAAGACCTCGTCGCCGAGGCTTTGTCACACCGTCCGGAGCTGGCCGAAGCGCGAATCGATATGACCAACCGTCAGATCTCGCGTAAGGCTGCAAAGAATAATTTGCTCCCATCGCTGGATTTTGTGGCCTTCTACGGAGGATCCGGGCTCGCTGGTGTTCCAAATCCGGGCTTGGTGTCGAATTCCGGACTGCCGATCACCGGCTTTGGAGATGTTTTTACGCGCACATTTAATGGCAGCTCCCCCGATTATTCTGTCGGATTCAACCTGAATATCCCCCTACGCAATCGAGTTGCGCAGGCCGACCAGGTTCGTTCCGAATTGGAATTTGGGCAGGCAGAGCTGCATTTGCAGCAGCTTCAGAATCAGGTGGGTATCGAAGTCCGCAACGCGCAGTTTGCGCTCACGCAGAATCGTGCCCGCGTCGTCTCCGCTCGCAAGGGAGTGGACGTGGCGCAACGCACTCTGGAAATCGAGCAGAAGAAGCTCGCCTTGGGAGCTTCCACCAGCTTGCAGGTGCTGCAGGTGGGTCGCGATCTCGCGGTTGCAGAGTCGAATCTCGTAACGGCGACTACCGCTTACGCGAAGTCGCGGGTGGAACTCGACCGCGCCATCGGTGCTACGCTTGTGAATAATGGCATCAGCATCGAGGACGCGGAGAGCGGCATCGTGCACGCGCCGCCACATATGGCGGGAGTCGCGCCAGCGAGCGCACAGGAATAG
- a CDS encoding ABC transporter ATP-binding protein → MIELRGIEKTIKSAAGTIWLLRRINLDVPQGEFVTIMGPSGAGKTTLMSILGMLDDQWSGEYYFAGEAVHKMNRKQRSELNKKNIGFVFQSYHLLDNLTVAENLDLPLSYKDIKKSERTSMVCDTLDRFNIVGKKDLYPNQLSGGQQQLVGVARAVINKPKLILADEPTGNLHSDQAKEIMELFRQLNEAGTTIIQVTHSEANAAYGHRTIKLLDGWIVGDTAHPVEAGHALVT, encoded by the coding sequence ATGATTGAGTTACGCGGTATAGAGAAAACGATCAAGTCGGCGGCAGGTACGATCTGGCTATTGCGCCGGATCAATCTGGATGTGCCCCAGGGCGAGTTTGTGACGATCATGGGGCCATCCGGCGCCGGCAAAACCACTCTGATGAGCATCCTGGGGATGCTCGACGATCAATGGAGCGGCGAGTACTACTTTGCGGGCGAAGCAGTGCACAAGATGAACCGCAAACAGCGTTCCGAGTTGAACAAGAAGAACATCGGATTCGTCTTCCAGAGCTACCACCTGCTCGACAACCTCACGGTTGCAGAGAACCTTGATCTCCCGCTCTCGTACAAGGACATAAAGAAATCTGAGCGCACCAGCATGGTGTGCGACACGCTTGACCGGTTCAACATTGTCGGGAAAAAAGATCTATATCCGAATCAGTTGTCGGGTGGACAGCAGCAATTAGTGGGCGTGGCCCGCGCGGTGATCAACAAGCCGAAATTGATTCTCGCAGACGAACCGACGGGCAATCTTCACTCAGATCAAGCAAAGGAAATCATGGAGCTCTTCCGGCAGCTCAACGAAGCCGGAACGACGATCATCCAGGTAACTCACTCAGAGGCGAATGCGGCTTACGGACATCGCACTATCAAGCTGCTTGACGGATGGATCGTGGGAGACACGGCGCATCCGGTGGAAGCTGGGCACGCCTTGGTGACATAA
- a CDS encoding RNA polymerase sigma factor translates to MGNTAILERAKTEAWSDEEVVARVLAGETALYELIMRRYNQRLYRAVRAILRDEHESEDVMQDAYVRAYQHLNQFAGRSQFSTWLIRIAVHEALARLRQRRRVMQLDEVSSEADTSMLYSNSENPEQYTSKAELGNLLEEAILSLPEQFRAVVMLRDVEEMSTAETAEALEISEENVKTRLHRGHALLRKNLLVRVSSNANCAFPFMGESCDRVVAQVLGRIQAVFPTSVA, encoded by the coding sequence ATGGGAAACACCGCGATTCTCGAACGAGCAAAGACCGAGGCCTGGAGCGATGAAGAAGTAGTCGCCCGTGTCCTAGCGGGGGAAACTGCGCTCTACGAGCTGATCATGCGGCGTTACAACCAACGCCTGTACCGTGCAGTCCGCGCTATCCTGCGAGACGAGCACGAAAGTGAAGACGTGATGCAGGATGCTTACGTTCGCGCCTACCAGCATTTGAACCAGTTTGCCGGACGTTCGCAGTTCTCTACATGGCTCATTCGGATCGCCGTCCACGAGGCACTAGCCCGTTTGCGCCAGCGGCGGCGTGTGATGCAGCTTGACGAAGTTTCTTCCGAGGCAGATACCAGCATGCTTTATTCCAACTCCGAAAATCCCGAACAATACACCTCGAAGGCAGAGCTCGGAAACCTGCTGGAGGAAGCGATCCTGAGCCTGCCGGAGCAGTTTCGTGCCGTTGTCATGCTTCGTGACGTCGAAGAGATGAGCACGGCTGAAACGGCAGAAGCGTTGGAGATCTCTGAAGAAAACGTAAAGACTCGCCTGCATCGCGGACATGCGCTTCTGCGCAAGAATCTCTTAGTCCGCGTGTCCTCGAATGCCAACTGTGCATTTCCCTTTATGGGAGAGAGTTGCGACCGTGTCGTGGCGCAAGTTCTGGGGCGAATCCAGGCTGTGTTTCCCACATCGGTTGCATAA
- a CDS encoding alpha/beta fold hydrolase has product MQEPFLDQSPNEPTVRGFVHRPEKPTEAGLVLTHSAGANCNSPLLVALADALCSTGLTVLRCDLPFRQSRPHGPPMGSAEKDQAGLQRAVQVLREQIKGRVFLGGHSYGGRMATMLCAREPSLVDGLLLLSYPLHPPRKPEQLRTAHFPKLQTRALFVHGTRDPFGSIEEMKSALALIPAETHLLPIEGAGHELLSKKKSDSFVTLVVESLAQFFR; this is encoded by the coding sequence ATGCAAGAGCCGTTTCTGGATCAGTCGCCGAACGAACCAACAGTCCGTGGCTTCGTTCATCGCCCCGAGAAACCCACTGAGGCTGGACTGGTCCTCACTCACAGCGCGGGAGCCAATTGCAATTCGCCGTTGCTCGTGGCACTCGCTGACGCTCTCTGCTCTACCGGCCTGACGGTTCTGCGCTGTGATCTTCCCTTTCGCCAATCGCGGCCGCATGGGCCGCCGATGGGCAGCGCTGAAAAAGATCAGGCGGGTCTTCAGAGAGCGGTTCAAGTGCTGCGGGAGCAGATCAAAGGCCGCGTCTTTCTGGGTGGGCACTCGTATGGAGGACGCATGGCAACCATGCTCTGTGCTCGCGAGCCTTCGTTGGTAGATGGTCTTCTGTTGCTCTCTTATCCGCTGCATCCACCCCGCAAGCCTGAGCAGTTGCGCACGGCACACTTTCCCAAGCTGCAGACGCGCGCGCTCTTCGTGCACGGGACGCGTGATCCGTTTGGATCAATCGAGGAGATGAAGTCGGCGCTGGCCCTAATTCCCGCCGAGACTCACCTTTTGCCGATTGAGGGTGCTGGACACGAACTTCTCTCGAAGAAGAAATCTGATTCCTTCGTCACGCTGGTTGTTGAGAGTCTTGCCCAATTCTTTCGATAG
- the holA gene encoding DNA polymerase III subunit delta produces MAGRSFAATERFVSEVSARKLKAAYVLVGDEVFFRDRCRAALIEHLVPSELRDFSLYDFDLTQTSVAEVLDMARTPSLMAPFQVFFIRGVKALYGRGSHQEEFAAIEAYCQDPNPAAVLIFVADHISIPSDVRRMEMQDKDRYERIRETLGEYCAVIELARVEEDEGMRWVVERAAKEAVKVDAEAARELVDALGADMMLVSNELEKLILFVGQKKRITIGDVETLVLAAKQRSLYELTDAISSKDRVRALSVLDALLASQEGEEAAIGHIYMLARTFRQMLVILERNVRDSRAIWQALWQGFRVPPFAAEDVIRQARRYKSRRELTAALRLLARADLALRSNPASKRLVLEKLVIDLCVEPLPAGPQWSQEELVL; encoded by the coding sequence ATGGCCGGCCGCAGTTTTGCTGCCACTGAGCGCTTCGTTTCCGAAGTCTCGGCGCGCAAGCTGAAGGCCGCGTACGTCCTAGTCGGCGACGAAGTATTCTTTCGTGACCGCTGTCGGGCTGCGCTGATTGAGCATTTAGTTCCATCCGAACTCCGCGACTTCAGCCTGTACGATTTCGACCTCACGCAAACCAGCGTTGCCGAAGTTCTCGACATGGCACGCACGCCTTCCCTGATGGCGCCGTTCCAGGTTTTCTTCATTCGGGGCGTGAAGGCCCTGTATGGACGTGGATCGCACCAGGAAGAATTCGCGGCGATTGAGGCATATTGCCAGGATCCCAATCCTGCCGCGGTGCTGATCTTTGTCGCCGATCACATCAGCATTCCCTCCGACGTGCGCCGCATGGAGATGCAGGACAAAGATCGTTACGAACGCATCCGCGAAACCCTCGGCGAATATTGCGCCGTCATCGAACTGGCTCGCGTCGAGGAAGACGAAGGTATGCGCTGGGTCGTGGAGCGCGCGGCGAAGGAAGCCGTAAAGGTGGATGCGGAAGCCGCACGGGAACTCGTCGACGCCTTGGGCGCGGATATGATGCTCGTGAGCAACGAACTCGAGAAGCTCATATTGTTCGTTGGACAGAAGAAGCGAATCACCATCGGCGACGTGGAGACGTTGGTGCTGGCCGCCAAACAACGCTCGTTGTATGAGCTCACCGATGCGATCTCCTCGAAGGACCGAGTGCGTGCCTTGTCGGTACTCGATGCGCTGCTCGCAAGCCAAGAAGGCGAGGAAGCGGCCATCGGGCACATCTACATGCTGGCACGCACCTTCCGCCAGATGCTGGTGATTCTGGAGAGAAACGTTCGCGATTCCCGCGCCATCTGGCAGGCGCTGTGGCAGGGCTTTCGCGTGCCTCCCTTCGCTGCCGAAGATGTAATCCGCCAGGCCCGCCGCTACAAGTCGCGCCGGGAACTCACGGCTGCGCTGCGACTGCTCGCGCGCGCCGATCTCGCTCTCCGTTCCAATCCCGCCAGCAAACGGCTTGTATTGGAGAAGCTCGTGATCGATCTATGCGTGGAACCCTTGCCGGCAGGACCGCAGTGGAGTCAGGAAGAACTAGTCCTCTGA
- the lptE gene encoding LPS assembly lipoprotein LptE, with amino-acid sequence MTVLVWARCLVAGILLSCLVLTACGYHSSTHAQVKLPSGIDTIAVPIFVNKTNSYRAEQVLTEAVVREFTSRSPYKIDTNDDGTSDAVLHGTVVTTNIYPLTYDSQTGRQSSAIVQINMSVKLVDKHGKTLFENPNYQFREQYQVSREVTSFFDESPPAVDRLSRDFARTLVAEILEGF; translated from the coding sequence ATGACAGTGTTAGTTTGGGCGCGCTGCCTCGTTGCAGGCATCCTCCTGTCATGTCTCGTTCTCACGGCCTGCGGTTATCACTCTTCCACCCACGCGCAGGTAAAACTCCCATCTGGCATCGACACCATCGCAGTACCGATCTTTGTCAATAAAACAAACAGTTATCGCGCCGAGCAGGTGTTGACCGAAGCCGTGGTTCGCGAGTTCACGAGTCGCAGTCCGTACAAGATTGACACGAACGACGACGGCACCTCCGATGCCGTCCTTCACGGCACGGTCGTAACCACGAACATTTATCCTCTGACGTACGATTCCCAAACCGGGAGACAATCGAGCGCGATTGTGCAGATCAACATGAGCGTCAAGCTCGTCGATAAGCACGGCAAGACGCTCTTCGAGAATCCAAACTACCAATTTCGCGAACAGTATCAGGTGAGTCGCGAGGTCACGAGCTTCTTCGACGAAAGCCCGCCTGCCGTCGATCGCCTTTCACGGGACTTCGCGCGCACTCTGGTTGCCGAAATCCTGGAGGGATTCTGA
- a CDS encoding Asd/ArgC dimerization domain-containing protein has translation MNRPAIVPHVFRVAIVGAATLKGRELKEVLDEMNFPVADVKLLDDDESLGQLDQVGDEATFIQPADPEHFRNVDFAFFASDAAFTGRHWQSALQAGATVLDLSYALDGERNVSVRSPWIEKELERESGQEPGHEDLTTTAVVIAHPAATVLALLLLRARSAGTVRTMAATVFEPVSEQGKRGMDELHQQTVNLLSFSALPKEVFDEQVAFNMLGRFGESSSISLKNIENRISAHFEAIAGKNVPVPSLMLVQAPTFHAHTFSVYIQFDREIEVAALGKALAGDHVTIVDPAEDGPSNVNAAGQGNVLVSLRPDARNASGFWIWAAADNLKIAAISAVECAATLSTMRPLGKVQ, from the coding sequence ATGAATCGCCCGGCCATCGTGCCCCACGTCTTCCGCGTAGCCATCGTCGGTGCCGCTACGCTGAAAGGCCGCGAGTTGAAGGAAGTCCTCGACGAAATGAACTTTCCCGTCGCCGATGTGAAGCTGCTCGACGACGACGAGTCTCTGGGACAGCTCGATCAGGTGGGTGACGAGGCCACCTTTATCCAGCCTGCCGATCCGGAACATTTTCGCAACGTTGATTTCGCCTTCTTTGCCTCCGACGCTGCTTTCACCGGCAGGCATTGGCAGAGTGCGCTTCAGGCGGGCGCCACGGTTCTTGATCTCTCTTATGCCTTGGACGGAGAACGCAACGTCTCAGTTCGTTCACCGTGGATCGAAAAGGAACTAGAGCGGGAATCAGGCCAGGAGCCGGGACACGAAGACCTGACCACCACCGCAGTGGTGATTGCGCATCCGGCGGCAACCGTTCTGGCTTTGCTTCTTCTCCGAGCTCGATCAGCAGGAACTGTGCGGACGATGGCCGCTACGGTCTTCGAGCCGGTTTCTGAGCAAGGCAAGCGCGGCATGGATGAATTGCACCAGCAAACCGTGAACCTGCTCTCTTTCAGTGCCTTGCCGAAGGAAGTATTCGATGAACAGGTCGCCTTCAACATGCTCGGCCGCTTTGGAGAGAGCTCATCGATTTCGCTGAAAAACATTGAGAACCGTATCTCTGCGCACTTCGAAGCAATTGCCGGAAAGAACGTGCCGGTGCCTTCGCTGATGCTGGTGCAGGCTCCCACCTTCCACGCGCATACCTTTTCCGTCTACATTCAGTTCGACCGTGAGATCGAGGTTGCGGCACTCGGCAAAGCGCTGGCTGGAGATCATGTAACGATTGTTGATCCAGCAGAGGACGGACCTAGCAATGTGAACGCGGCGGGACAAGGAAACGTACTTGTATCGCTGCGTCCCGACGCCCGCAACGCGAGCGGCTTCTGGATTTGGGCAGCAGCTGACAACCTGAAGATTGCAGCGATCAGCGCCGTCGAGTGCGCCGCTACGTTGAGCACGATGCGGCCGCTGGGGAAAGTGCAATGA
- the pssA gene encoding CDP-diacylglycerol--serine O-phosphatidyltransferase, which produces MNLSRPFRRADDPQQPHRMRRGMYVLPSIFTAGNIAAGYYAISQAIQGSASAPFHFDNAAKAIGFAVLFDGLDGRIARMTNTTSDFGRELDSLADVITFGVAPAILAWIWGCHQIPELWQPGMRHKIIQLGAIVTFLFVIAGASRLARFNISKNPQPKNPGRPGRKYFVGMPIPAGAAIIAATVHFGDGAPIDRWWEALLWLAFLMLISYLMVSTWRFWSPKGIDLRTRQPFWVFLVICGFLALLWYYSEYVLFSLALLYLVSGILARFAYAMRRRPPATPTYEPESGVDLA; this is translated from the coding sequence ATGAATCTCAGCAGGCCATTTCGACGGGCAGACGATCCGCAGCAGCCGCATCGCATGCGGCGCGGCATGTATGTACTGCCATCGATTTTTACCGCCGGAAACATTGCTGCGGGGTATTACGCAATCTCGCAGGCAATTCAAGGCTCGGCCAGCGCTCCATTCCACTTTGACAACGCTGCAAAAGCCATTGGCTTCGCTGTGCTGTTCGACGGACTCGATGGCCGTATCGCGCGCATGACGAATACAACCAGCGATTTCGGACGCGAACTGGATTCCCTTGCGGACGTGATCACCTTCGGCGTCGCTCCGGCGATCCTGGCGTGGATCTGGGGATGCCATCAGATTCCTGAACTCTGGCAGCCGGGCATGCGGCACAAGATCATCCAGCTTGGCGCCATCGTGACGTTCCTATTCGTCATCGCCGGTGCGAGCCGGTTGGCGCGGTTCAACATCAGCAAGAATCCGCAGCCTAAGAATCCTGGACGTCCGGGCCGTAAGTACTTCGTTGGCATGCCGATCCCGGCAGGCGCCGCGATAATCGCCGCTACCGTGCATTTTGGTGACGGCGCGCCGATCGACCGCTGGTGGGAAGCGTTACTGTGGCTGGCCTTTCTTATGTTGATCTCGTATCTCATGGTCAGCACATGGCGCTTCTGGAGTCCCAAGGGTATCGACCTGCGCACGAGGCAGCCGTTTTGGGTTTTTCTCGTTATCTGCGGTTTCCTGGCTCTGCTTTGGTACTACTCAGAGTACGTTCTGTTCTCCCTCGCACTTCTGTATCTGGTTTCTGGAATCCTTGCGCGCTTCGCCTACGCGATGCGGCGTCGTCCGCCTGCGACTCCCACGTACGAACCTGAATCCGGGGTCGATCTGGCATGA